In the genome of Carnobacterium pleistocenium FTR1, one region contains:
- a CDS encoding 3D domain-containing protein: MKNFKSKFFIASATLALTGVIAVSNPAEASAAEYTASTWEARTANEIKQDLKSTEDGSTEYTIQWGDTLSSVALATDLSIDSLVDVNDINNANAIYSGNTISLSADHSTVTIETAEDTKSYNVSEPKEVVEVKEPVVEEAPVVEEPVAVEEPAATTPEAPKAETPSESSGQTVTVEATAYSTNQPELSDTTATGINLNQNPNVIAVDPSVIPLGSTVYVPGYGTFTAGDTGSAINGNRIDVHITDLTTATNFGRQTIDVQILN, translated from the coding sequence ATGAAAAACTTTAAATCGAAATTTTTTATAGCAAGTGCAACTTTAGCTTTAACAGGGGTTATAGCTGTTTCAAATCCAGCAGAAGCATCAGCTGCTGAATATACTGCAAGTACTTGGGAAGCTCGTACTGCAAATGAAATTAAACAAGATCTTAAAAGTACTGAAGACGGCAGCACAGAATACACGATTCAATGGGGCGATACATTATCATCTGTAGCCTTAGCAACTGATTTATCTATTGATTCTTTAGTAGATGTAAATGATATCAATAATGCCAATGCTATTTATAGTGGCAATACTATTTCTTTATCTGCTGATCACTCAACTGTTACTATTGAAACAGCTGAAGATACTAAAAGCTACAACGTTAGTGAACCTAAAGAAGTTGTAGAAGTTAAAGAACCTGTCGTTGAAGAAGCACCTGTCGTTGAAGAACCTGTCGCTGTTGAAGAACCTGCAGCAACCACACCAGAAGCACCTAAAGCTGAAACACCATCTGAAAGTTCTGGTCAAACCGTTACTGTTGAAGCAACAGCTTACTCAACGAACCAACCAGAATTAAGTGATACTACTGCAACTGGAATCAACTTAAATCAAAATCCAAATGTTATCGCTGTTGACCCAAGTGTCATTCCTTTAGGATCAACTGTTTACGTTCCAGGATACGGTACTTTTACTGCTGGAGACACTGGTAGTGCTATTAATGGCAATCGTATCGACGTCCACATCACTGATTTAACAACAGCTACAAATTTTGGTAGACAAACAATTGACGTTCAAATTTTAAACTAA
- a CDS encoding TraX family protein, with protein sequence MTKESYDKINAIKWIGIITMTIDHVGYYLFPQMIWLRIIGRIAFPCFLYTTIQGVEHTRNFKKYLSQLIVTGILTIPITQYSGTTFNILFTLALLAISVKDKRFFVLSLVLSYFCEYGIYGFLLGWAIYYMVSFHQGFGVFLFLGVQFLAGSIIQIFAVLAIFLLLNSTYSHTKKIPKIFGYLYYPLHQVLLLAIRFNL encoded by the coding sequence ATGACAAAAGAGAGTTACGATAAAATCAATGCCATTAAATGGATTGGAATTATTACAATGACAATTGACCATGTGGGTTATTACTTGTTTCCTCAAATGATTTGGTTGCGTATTATAGGAAGAATTGCATTTCCTTGCTTCCTTTACACGACTATTCAAGGTGTTGAACATACAAGGAATTTCAAAAAATACCTTTCTCAATTGATAGTAACGGGAATTTTAACCATTCCTATCACCCAATATTCTGGAACAACATTTAATATCTTGTTTACGCTGGCCTTGTTGGCTATTTCTGTGAAAGATAAACGTTTTTTTGTACTATCGCTAGTGCTAAGCTACTTTTGTGAGTATGGGATATATGGTTTTTTACTAGGATGGGCTATTTATTATATGGTCTCTTTTCATCAAGGATTTGGCGTCTTTCTCTTTTTGGGAGTGCAGTTTCTCGCAGGATCGATAATACAAATTTTTGCTGTTTTAGCTATTTTCCTACTACTAAATAGCACCTATAGTCACACAAAAAAAATACCCAAAATTTTTGGCTATCTCTATTATCCACTGCATCAAGTCCTTTTATTGGCTATTCGATTTAATTTATAA
- a CDS encoding ASCH domain-containing protein has protein sequence MKEQEMWQKFCLTFPEYQDKTYQAWSYGVEPDELARLTFEKVKTTTASAFEEYALENEALPKEGELNIILDANEEAVCVTKTIRVSVVSFLEVSEEHAYKEGEGDRSLHYWREVHNAFFKDSYTRKGLTFHDNIPVVCEEFEVIYK, from the coding sequence ATGAAAGAACAAGAAATGTGGCAAAAATTTTGTTTAACCTTCCCGGAGTATCAGGATAAGACTTACCAGGCTTGGAGTTATGGAGTCGAACCAGATGAATTAGCGCGATTAACTTTTGAAAAGGTAAAGACAACTACAGCTTCAGCCTTTGAAGAGTATGCTTTAGAAAATGAAGCTTTACCTAAAGAAGGTGAGTTAAACATTATACTAGATGCTAATGAAGAAGCAGTATGCGTCACAAAAACAATTAGAGTATCTGTGGTTTCTTTTTTGGAAGTTTCCGAGGAACATGCCTATAAAGAAGGAGAAGGAGATCGTTCGTTGCATTACTGGAGAGAAGTCCACAATGCTTTTTTCAAAGATTCTTATACAAGAAAAGGTTTAACTTTTCATGATAATATTCCGGTAGTCTGTGAAGAATTCGAAGTCATTTATAAATGA
- a CDS encoding DUF3891 family protein, which produces MIIREREADFVMIEQKNHAQFAGDVMAQWKTTLFQGEQLRKSVDYAILMHDYGWENLDKSPFLNDKKQAPYSLFDFPKAPKIIFYTHGIDEVEKVDAYAALLCSRHYIQFFFKDTSKESKAFLKQEEERKKRIISALDEFDEKLFDFHYALLALGDTLSVFACVNEPGATKETLHPFFKKGLSLSSELGLKELTMMASWSDEHTIVLDVFPFEKTVNSKVIQKVVPKAAIQEKGLLDSYKETEYEEVSISVKSKES; this is translated from the coding sequence ATGATTATTAGAGAACGTGAAGCTGATTTTGTAATGATTGAACAAAAGAACCATGCTCAATTTGCTGGAGACGTGATGGCTCAATGGAAAACAACTTTATTCCAAGGAGAACAGTTAAGAAAGTCGGTCGACTATGCTATTCTTATGCATGATTATGGCTGGGAAAATCTTGATAAAAGTCCTTTTTTGAATGATAAAAAACAAGCTCCCTATTCGCTTTTTGATTTTCCAAAAGCGCCAAAAATTATATTTTATACACATGGTATTGATGAAGTTGAGAAAGTTGATGCTTATGCAGCATTGCTTTGCAGCAGACATTACATTCAGTTCTTTTTTAAAGATACATCAAAAGAATCAAAAGCTTTTCTTAAACAAGAAGAAGAAAGAAAAAAACGGATTATTTCTGCTTTGGATGAATTCGATGAAAAGTTATTTGATTTTCACTATGCTTTGTTGGCGCTTGGAGATACCTTATCTGTATTCGCCTGTGTGAACGAACCAGGAGCTACCAAAGAAACCCTTCATCCGTTCTTTAAAAAAGGACTTTCTTTATCTTCTGAACTTGGATTGAAAGAACTAACAATGATGGCAAGCTGGAGTGATGAGCACACAATCGTATTAGATGTCTTCCCTTTTGAAAAAACAGTTAATAGTAAAGTAATCCAAAAAGTCGTTCCGAAAGCAGCTATCCAAGAAAAAGGTCTATTAGATAGTTACAAAGAAACTGAATACGAGGAAGTAAGCATCAGCGTTAAATCGAAAGAAAGTTAA
- the mnmE gene encoding tRNA uridine-5-carboxymethylaminomethyl(34) synthesis GTPase MnmE: protein MSLEFETIAAISTPPGEGAIGIVRLSGEQAIEIADRVYKSGSKALAEQKSHTIHYGHIENPKTNEVIDEVMISVMREPKTFTREDVVEINCHGGITSVNQVLQCVLQNGARLAEPGEFTKRAFLNGRIDLSQAEAVMDLIRAKTDRAMHVALKQLDGNLSHLIRNLRMDILDTLALVEVNIDYPEYDDVEEMTSKLLIEKAKLVKASLQQLLATASQGKILREGLATAIIGRPNVGKSSLLNYLLDEEKAIVTDIAGTTRDVIEEYISVRGVPLKLIDTAGIRETEDIIERIGVERSRQALSDADLVLLVFNQSETLTLEDVALIEATKQQRRIVILNKMDLPNKLDLIELETLVDPESIVKTSILSKSGIDILEKKIADLFFTGQTGERDATYVSNVRHIALLNDAEAALDEVISGVEVGMPVDLVQIDMTRCWDLLGEITGDSVQDELLTQLFSQFCLGK from the coding sequence TTGTCATTAGAATTTGAAACAATTGCAGCTATTTCGACGCCTCCTGGTGAAGGGGCAATAGGAATTGTTAGGTTAAGCGGGGAACAAGCGATTGAAATTGCAGATCGCGTGTATAAATCTGGTTCAAAAGCACTAGCTGAACAAAAGAGTCATACTATTCACTATGGTCATATTGAAAATCCTAAAACAAATGAAGTAATTGATGAAGTCATGATATCCGTTATGCGTGAACCCAAAACGTTTACTAGAGAAGATGTTGTTGAAATCAATTGTCATGGCGGCATTACTTCAGTCAATCAAGTCTTGCAATGTGTTTTACAAAATGGAGCTCGCTTAGCTGAACCCGGTGAATTTACCAAACGGGCCTTTTTGAATGGACGAATTGATTTGTCTCAAGCAGAAGCCGTAATGGATCTGATACGTGCTAAAACGGATAGAGCTATGCATGTTGCATTAAAGCAATTGGATGGAAATTTGTCTCATTTAATTCGTAATTTACGGATGGATATACTGGATACATTAGCTTTAGTAGAAGTAAACATTGATTATCCTGAATACGATGATGTTGAAGAAATGACTTCAAAATTGTTAATTGAAAAAGCTAAACTAGTTAAAGCTTCCCTTCAACAATTGCTTGCAACGGCAAGCCAAGGGAAAATTTTAAGAGAAGGTTTAGCGACAGCAATCATTGGTCGGCCAAATGTTGGGAAATCGAGCTTGTTGAATTATCTGTTAGACGAAGAAAAAGCTATCGTTACAGATATCGCTGGGACTACGCGAGATGTTATTGAAGAGTACATCAGCGTTCGTGGAGTACCGTTGAAACTGATCGATACAGCCGGTATTCGCGAAACAGAAGATATTATTGAGCGTATTGGTGTAGAAAGAAGCCGCCAAGCCTTAAGTGATGCTGACTTAGTGTTGTTAGTATTTAATCAAAGCGAAACCTTGACACTAGAAGATGTTGCTTTAATTGAAGCAACAAAGCAACAACGTCGCATTGTGATTTTAAATAAAATGGATTTGCCAAATAAATTAGATTTAATTGAACTAGAAACATTAGTAGACCCAGAAAGTATCGTGAAGACATCTATTTTGTCTAAATCTGGTATAGATATTTTAGAAAAGAAAATAGCAGATCTTTTTTTCACTGGTCAAACAGGCGAACGAGATGCAACTTATGTATCTAATGTACGTCATATCGCGTTGTTAAATGATGCAGAAGCTGCATTAGACGAAGTTATCAGCGGAGTAGAAGTTGGTATGCCAGTTGATCTTGTTCAAATCGATATGACCCGTTGTTGGGATCTATTAGGCGAAATAACTGGAGACAGCGTCCAAGACGAACTACTGACCCAACTATTCAGCCAATTCTGCCTAGGAAAATAG
- the mnmG gene encoding tRNA uridine-5-carboxymethylaminomethyl(34) synthesis enzyme MnmG — MNHYEAGDFDVIVVGAGHAGSEAALAAARMGSQTLLITINLDMVAFMPCNPSIGGPAKGVVVREIDALGGEMGRNIDKTYIQMRMLNTGKGPAVRALRAQADKFMYANEMKRTIEETKNLVLRQGIAEELIIEDGICKGIITNTGAIYRSKAVVLTAGTSSRGQIIIGELKYSSGPNNSQPSIKLSESLLENGFELKRFKTGTPPRVKSSTIDYRLTEEQPGDEKANHFSYETPNSAYLKDQLSCWLTYTNEDTHQKIQDNLHRAPMFTGIVEGVGARYCPSIEDKVVRFSDKPRHQLFLEPEGRNTEEVYVQGLSTSLPEDVQQDIIHSIEGLEKAEMMRTGYAIEYDVVTPHQLRPSLETKVVENLFTAGQMNGTSGYEEAAGQGIMAGINAALKVQGREPFIMKRSEGYIGVMIDDLVTKGTNEPYRLLTSRAEYRLLLRHDNADFRLTKIGHQIGLISNERHEAFLIKKAQVEKELERLGSIRLKPTVEIQAYLAEKNQSPLKDGILAKDFLRRPEVSYQELSAFVPRDYELPATVEEQVEIQVKYEGYIAKASQKVDKLKRMENKRIPENIDYASINGIATEAKEKLIKIQPETIAQASRISGVNPADISILMVYVEQGKIAKVHV, encoded by the coding sequence ATGAATCATTATGAAGCTGGAGATTTTGATGTAATCGTTGTTGGTGCAGGACATGCTGGATCAGAAGCTGCATTAGCAGCAGCAAGAATGGGAAGCCAAACACTTTTAATCACCATTAATTTAGATATGGTTGCTTTCATGCCGTGTAATCCGTCAATTGGGGGACCAGCTAAAGGGGTCGTAGTCCGAGAAATTGATGCTCTTGGTGGTGAAATGGGTCGCAATATTGATAAAACATATATACAAATGAGAATGTTGAATACTGGTAAAGGCCCGGCAGTTAGAGCTTTACGTGCGCAAGCAGATAAGTTTATGTATGCAAATGAAATGAAAAGAACAATTGAAGAAACCAAAAATCTTGTTTTAAGACAAGGTATTGCTGAAGAATTAATTATCGAAGATGGTATATGCAAAGGGATTATTACAAATACGGGTGCTATATACCGTTCTAAAGCAGTTGTTTTAACAGCGGGAACGTCTTCTCGTGGTCAAATCATTATTGGAGAATTAAAATATTCTTCAGGTCCAAACAATTCACAACCGTCTATTAAATTATCAGAAAGTTTACTAGAAAACGGATTTGAATTGAAACGTTTTAAAACAGGAACGCCCCCTAGAGTTAAATCATCAACCATTGATTATAGATTGACAGAAGAACAACCGGGGGATGAAAAAGCGAATCATTTTAGTTACGAAACACCAAATAGTGCTTATCTAAAAGATCAATTATCTTGTTGGTTAACGTATACGAATGAAGATACTCATCAAAAAATTCAAGATAACTTACACCGTGCACCAATGTTTACGGGAATCGTTGAAGGAGTTGGTGCGCGTTATTGCCCATCAATTGAAGATAAAGTTGTTCGTTTTAGCGATAAACCTAGACATCAATTATTTTTGGAACCAGAAGGACGCAACACTGAAGAAGTATACGTCCAAGGCTTATCAACATCGCTTCCAGAAGATGTTCAACAAGATATTATACACTCAATCGAAGGGTTAGAAAAAGCAGAAATGATGCGTACCGGTTATGCAATTGAGTACGATGTGGTCACACCGCATCAATTGCGCCCTTCTTTAGAGACAAAAGTAGTTGAAAATCTATTCACTGCTGGTCAAATGAACGGAACTTCCGGTTATGAAGAAGCAGCAGGACAAGGGATTATGGCTGGTATCAATGCAGCGCTTAAAGTCCAAGGAAGAGAACCCTTTATTATGAAACGCAGTGAAGGTTATATCGGAGTTATGATTGATGATTTAGTGACTAAAGGGACTAATGAACCTTACCGTTTATTGACATCTCGTGCAGAATACCGCTTATTATTACGTCATGATAATGCCGATTTTAGACTGACTAAAATAGGCCATCAAATAGGATTGATTTCAAATGAGCGCCATGAGGCATTTTTAATCAAAAAAGCTCAAGTTGAAAAAGAATTAGAACGCTTAGGTTCTATCCGTTTGAAGCCTACCGTAGAAATTCAAGCTTATTTAGCTGAAAAAAATCAATCACCATTAAAAGATGGTATTTTGGCTAAAGACTTCTTACGCCGACCAGAAGTTTCTTATCAAGAACTTTCAGCTTTTGTCCCACGTGATTATGAACTTCCAGCAACTGTCGAAGAACAGGTGGAAATTCAAGTGAAATACGAAGGATACATCGCTAAAGCTTCTCAAAAAGTTGATAAGTTAAAACGCATGGAAAACAAACGTATACCGGAAAATATCGATTATGCTTCTATTAATGGAATCGCTACTGAGGCTAAAGAAAAGTTGATTAAAATTCAACCTGAAACAATTGCCCAAGCTAGCCGTATTAGTGGTGTGAACCCAGCAGATATTTCAATTTTGATGGTTTATGTAGAACAAGGAAAGATTGCAAAAGTACACGTATAA
- a CDS encoding ClC family H(+)/Cl(-) exchange transporter: protein MNKLLTKLNDRQIRYITKGVLVGALAGVIVSLFRLGVEIILENIVHLYKFFHSEPLWLIPWVFVSIGVAIIIGLFIKSEPNIKGSGIPQVEGQVQGVIYTSWWSILWKKFISGLLAIGFGLFLGREGPSIQLGASIGAGVSKLTKGDEIEENVLLSSGAGAGLAAAFNAPIAGLLFVLEEVHHNFSPLVAITTFASAITANFVSLTIFGLTPVLDIGAVTSLPIQHYIYLPLLGIFLGIGGWLYNKVLLDVLPKFYQLFSFIPVHFNSVIPLLLVIPIGYYLPEIIGGGSGIVVRFTEWNLSLAVLVGLFIFRFIFSMVSYGASVPGGIFLPILSLGAILGALFAQFMINYFQMDAQYLPHFILFAMAGYFTAIGKAPLTAILLVTEMVGGLNQLMPLAVVSLTAYITADFLDVKPIYESLLERLLPADNNVIISKPHSFVHAIEPNSLLSGKSINEIDWPEEVIISSMRRGNEHIVPHGQTFIHVGDHLIITCDLRKANAVRNLLNKHQI, encoded by the coding sequence GTAGGGGCGTTAGCTGGGGTAATTGTCAGCTTATTTCGTTTAGGTGTAGAAATTATTCTAGAAAATATTGTTCACCTGTACAAATTCTTCCACTCAGAACCATTGTGGTTGATTCCATGGGTATTTGTGTCTATTGGTGTTGCTATTATTATTGGGTTATTTATCAAAAGCGAACCGAATATTAAAGGAAGTGGTATTCCTCAAGTAGAAGGTCAAGTTCAAGGGGTTATTTATACTTCTTGGTGGTCTATTCTATGGAAAAAATTCATTAGTGGATTGTTAGCTATTGGATTTGGACTTTTCCTTGGCCGAGAAGGTCCTTCTATTCAATTAGGAGCTTCAATCGGAGCAGGTGTCAGCAAACTAACAAAAGGCGATGAAATAGAAGAAAATGTTTTATTATCTAGTGGAGCAGGTGCAGGTTTAGCAGCTGCTTTTAATGCGCCTATAGCAGGGTTATTGTTTGTTTTAGAAGAAGTCCACCACAATTTCTCTCCTTTAGTTGCTATCACGACATTTGCTTCTGCTATTACTGCCAATTTCGTTTCTTTGACCATTTTTGGTTTGACTCCGGTATTGGATATCGGAGCCGTGACGTCTCTTCCCATTCAGCATTATATCTACTTGCCATTATTAGGGATTTTTTTAGGGATAGGGGGCTGGCTTTACAATAAAGTTTTATTGGATGTCCTTCCGAAATTTTATCAATTGTTTTCTTTTATTCCGGTACACTTTAATTCAGTTATTCCGCTTCTATTAGTGATTCCAATTGGCTATTATCTACCGGAAATAATTGGTGGTGGAAGTGGGATCGTCGTGCGGTTTACTGAATGGAATTTATCGCTAGCTGTTTTAGTTGGATTATTTATTTTCCGCTTTATTTTCTCTATGGTATCTTATGGTGCCAGTGTTCCAGGAGGTATTTTCTTACCTATTCTATCTTTAGGTGCCATACTTGGTGCTTTATTTGCCCAGTTCATGATCAACTATTTCCAAATGGATGCTCAATATTTGCCCCATTTTATTCTCTTTGCTATGGCTGGTTACTTTACTGCCATCGGAAAAGCACCCTTGACCGCTATTTTATTAGTGACAGAGATGGTTGGCGGGTTGAATCAATTAATGCCCTTAGCCGTTGTTTCTTTGACAGCCTATATAACAGCAGACTTTTTAGATGTTAAACCAATCTATGAAAGTTTATTGGAAAGGCTGCTTCCTGCTGATAACAATGTCATTATTAGCAAGCCGCATTCCTTTGTGCATGCTATTGAACCAAATAGTCTGTTATCTGGAAAGTCGATAAATGAAATAGATTGGCCTGAAGAAGTCATCATATCTTCCATGCGTAGAGGAAATGAACATATCGTTCCTCATGGACAGACTTTTATTCATGTTGGAGATCATTTGATCATTACTTGTGATTTAAGGAAAGCTAATGCCGTTCGAAACCTATTAAACAAACACCAAATTTAA